AGGATGCACTCAGGAAGGGTTTTTGTGTATATTTCCCTCATGTCCCCTGCAATCTCATCTACGAATTTGACATTCCCGACAACACCCTGGAACGGGGTTGCAGTCATTCCCAGAATTTTTGTCCTTTCCCCAAACTCATTGAGAAAATCATTTCCCCGGTTATTTATGAAATTATGGATCTCATCTACAATAGCAAGATCAGTAAATTTAAGAATCAGGTCTTTGATCTCAGCACTCTGCTTCCCGAGTATAGTTTGCAGAGAGGCAAAAAGTACGAAACCTTCGCCCTTTTTCTGACCAAGGGCTCTCAAAGTAGCAGCAAGCTCTTTTCTGTCCACCCTGCGTTCGGAGTAAAGAAGGGCGCTGTTAGGAAAAAGAGGCTGATTTTTCTTTCTATTGTAATAAGCCTGGCTAAGAAGAGGGTTATTTTTCGAGACAAGGAAAAGCATAAGTTTACCCTCATCATAGTACTTTTTCATTATATGCTTCGAAAGAAAGGTCTTACCCCAGCCTGTAGGGACTTTGATATAGCCTCTCTGATTGGTTTCAAAATATCTCAGAATATCCTCGAAGATTTTCTTTTTATCTTCCCTCAGGGGTTCAAGCTCGACGCTTTCCGTACGTGCTGGAATTTCATTTAAACTTGTCATCAGTACGCTGTCCTTATACTTTTCAATGTAGAAACTTTTTAATGCTTATTCAAAACCAGAAAGTGCCTTACTAAAGGTTTCTGGGAAACTGGTATAGCCATGCAACAGGAAATGCTGCATGTATAAATAAGAAGTAACTCCCCGTAACTTACAAATATTTGGTAAAAATTTCAGTCCAGAAAACTTGAGTCAGAATCATTTTGTCCAGAAGCGAAGAAGAATAACCCTGGAACTGTTTTTATTCAAAAGGAATACCTGTTCACTAATAAGAATTACGCAAATATATATGTTATGCCGAAGAAGCCGGAAAGAAGAAGCAAATAAGGAATTTTGCTTCCTCAATGGTCTCCAGATAACTCTTTTTAGATAATTTATGGAGTTTTAAAGCATTTAGAAGAACTTCGGTCTTAAAGAGAGATACTTTGCAAGCGGCAGTTTCCGGTACGGTTTTCCTGCAATCTCGCCTCTGACCCTCATGTTGAGTTCTTCCGGAGTAATCTGCACTTTTTTCGGCTTATTCTGTTCAGACTCAGCCCGGATGGTTACATTAATGCTGCCTTCCTCGACTTCTTTATCTCCAATTACCACCACGTAAGGAATCCATTCCCTGCCTGCATCCCTGATTTTCTTGCCTACTGACAAGTCGCGGTCGTCAATATCAACCCTGCAGTCCAGTTTTTGTGAAACCTCTTCAGCAAAGGCAATGTGTTTTTCTGAAATTGGCAAAATTCTTACCTGGGTAGGAGAAAGCCAGACAGGCAACATGGGAACCTTTCCTTCTTCAGTTTCCATTGCAGCCTTTTCAAGAAGGGCGTAAATGCAGCGCTCGATTGCTCCGCTGGGGGAGCAGTGAAGCACGATGGGTCGTTCCAGCTTGCCATCCGGATTTACATAGGAAATATCGTACCTCTCTGCGTTTTCAACATCAATCTGAACCGTGGAAAGTGCACTTGCCTTTGCAAGGGCATCTACGAAGTTAAATTCGAACTTGAGCACGAAGTAGAAGAAGCGGGTATCCCACATCTCAACAAGCACGGGTTTATTGACTGTCTTTGCCATATTGACTACAAGCTCTTTATTCGACTCATAAAAGTCTCTGGTAAATCGGATAGCAACCTCGTAATCATTAATATGGATTCCAATGTTTTCAAGCACATCGATACAGAGGTCATACTGCTGCTTAAACTGGTCCACAGCCTGGTCCATATCTGCGCAGAGAGTATGCATATCAGGCATGGTGAAAGCTCGAAGCCTTCTCAAGCCCACAAGTTCTCCCCGCTGTTCCTTCCTGAAACTGTAGCGGGTCATTTCAATCATCCGAAGAGGCAGGTTCCTGTAGGAAATTGTCATGTCGTGACTCATAAGAAACTGCCCGAAACAGGCTGCAAAACGCAGAAACATTTGCCGTTTGTCGGACTCGATGGAATACTGTCTTGCGGGGAACCTGTCAAGATATTTTTTCAGGGTCGGATGGTTCATGTCGTACATGATAGGTGTTTCGACTTCCATTGCCCCGAAACAGGTTGAGACATCAAGCACATAGTTCTCAAGGAGGGATTTTACAAGCCTGCCTTTGGGATAGTAGCGCATATTTCCGGAGTCAGACCCAGGCTCGTAATCTGCAAGCTCAAGTCTCCGCATAAGCTCCACATGGGGAGGAGTACGCTCAACAGCCCTGCTCTTGGAAATTTCGTAGTTTACGAATTGCTGAAGTTTGGGGTAAGGCGTAAGGTCAAAGTTCTCAACTTCATGAAGTTCTCCATCAGGAGTGAGGATACGCCAGTAGGATTTTGCCGTACTTTCGGCTTTGAGAGCTTCGGAAACAACCTCTTCCTTTTCTCCAGTTGCTTCTACCTTGCCTGCCGGTTTTGCAGCCGCCTCAGGGCGGATACTTCTGGAAAGCTCGGAGAGCGGATGCCCTTTACAGCTTATACTGAAAGCCTTATACCAGCCGAAGGGAGCACGTTTAACCTCATACTTACCTGAGAGCGCAGCCTCGACTCCTTTAAGAACCTGTACTGCAGTCTTTGGAGAGGAAAGATCCGAGCTTAAGTGAGCATAAGGATAAAGCATTATACGGTTAGTTTTGACCTGGGCTGCTACCTTCTCGATTTCAGAAACTGTCTTTTCTATGGTCTCTTCAGGATTTGCCTCATCTACACTTTCCACAGCCATAAAAGCGGTAAGCGCTTCCTCAAGCCTGCCGGACTTTAAGGATTCTTCAATTTTTTCAGCAACTGGGGTTTGTTTTTTGGTTTCGTATTCAATATAATCAGAGTGAATGAGCAATAACTGCATTCTACCACCTGTTTTCACAATGAGATTTTATCCCGAATTAACTTCGGTCTGGAATTTTGTACCGAACTGCTTCGGCTCTGAATCAGACAATTAATTTATTCAAGACGGTTTGCAGGATGTACCCGTCAGTAGAGCTCGATACAATGGAGTAAAGAAGAATATATGACAGCCCTAATATCCTTCAACAATATAAAGCAATCCCTTTCGATCGATATTTTCATATCGTATAGACTCTTATGTCTCAGACCTTCTTCGAATTACTTACATAGTCTGATTTTCTGGAAATTACTTCTCTGAGCCAGCACTGCAATGGTGTCCAATGTTTTTAACTTCGAGGTTAGCCTCTACAAGTTCGGGATGGTTCTGTTCCTGATAAACCCTGTAAGCTGCAACCAGAGCTCCCAGAAGAATAGGAGCTGCAAAAAAACCAGCAATTCCTCCGACAAAAGCTCCGCCAAGGAAAGCAAGCATGAGCAGCATAGGATGAATCCGCGATTTCAGGCTGGTCAGGTAAGGCCTTAGGATGAGTTCCGGAGGACCGTAGATTATGATGGTGGAGACCAAAAAGAAAGTCGCTGCACTCTCAAATCCGAGCTCAAGGTACCTCATTAAAGCAAGAGGTATAAGTATCATATATCCGGCAAAAAGAGGAACTATCGAAGCTATGAAGACCAGGGTTGCAAGGGCAAGTACATGGGAAAACCCAAATGCGTAGAAAACAAAAACCGAGGTCACACTTACTATCAGGGCAGAGTAAGCATTGCCAACGAAAATTCCCTTAAGGATCATATCAAGATGACTTGCGTAACGGTTTACTATTTCCTTGTATTCTTTCGGTACCACGCCAAGAAAAGCGCAGTAAAGCCGATCTCCATCTGCAAGTATAAAATAGCAGAAAATGATCGAAATTATAAAATTGATGACAAAAAGTCCGATGCTCTGTGCATATGAAAGAAGCCCTATGCTGCCCACCGTAGGGAGCAGTGAGGTAAAGAGATCCCAGATAGTAGTATTAATTCTTATCAATATCTCTCTCGGAATATTCAGGGAATTTACAAAATTTAGGATTGCTGCCGCAACCGCTGTCTGATGCTCAATAACCCAGGAGATCTGGTTAAGAATCTCAACAATGCCTGCCCCAATAATGAATACTATAGGAATGAATATGCACAGGCTGGCTATGAGAGCCCCGACTTTTCTATGCTTTCTGAATTTTATCTGGATAGGTCTGGCAATGTAAGCAAAGACTATGCCCAATACGATTCCATCTGCGAGGGGCAGCAAGATTAGAATAGCAAAGTATAGAAGCAGGGCTACTGCCAGGGCTGCTCCAATTTTCCATTTACTGGCGATTAACTGGCTTACTCCATCCGGGGTTTGATTGAATCTCATTCTTCAATTCCTTATATAGATAAATAATAACAGTTTAGCAAATTTAAATTTAACTGGTAGAATCAAGTCAAATATATATCGCAAGTAATAAAAATATAAATACTTAAGCTAATTCGAGAATGTAATATCTAAATATAATTAGAAACTATTTAAAAATATCATAGCGATGGAAAATCCGAACTTTTAATTTTTCATATCTTTAACCTTTGATCCAGGTCAGGTACGAGTTTATCAAAGTATCGGGTAACCACACAGGATTCCGTACATTTTCCGCACCTGATACAGGCTTCGCTTACGTGTGGGATTTTTCCTTCGAGAGACACTGCTCCAACTGGACAGGCTTTTACACAGATTCCGCAGCCGGTACAGCGGGAAAGCCTTACAAACTGTCTTGCAGTTTCCTTAAAAAGCGAAACCGCCTTTTCCTTTGTTTCCGAACTTGCAAGCAGGTTTCCGTTCGAAAAAAATTTTACAGTTCCGGTTCTGGTTTTAATAAGCAGCATCCCCAGGTCTTCGGCATAAACCGTGTTCCCAAGCACGTTGACGAAACCTGCGGCTTCTTTTTCCCTTATGCCTTTTACTCCTGCTTCTATGGAATAACCGCCTGCACGACAGGGAGAAATTCCTCCCACGACTTCAATTTCAAAGTTTTCAGTGTTTTCTCCGGGCAGGACTGAGATTCCGAGCTCTTCAGCCAGCCTGAGCATTTTAGGCGGTAGTTCTTTCCAGCGCCAGAATCCATGTTCTACGAACTTTTCGGAAAGTCCCCGTTCTTTAGCCCATTTCAACAGGAAAGCGTTCCACTTTGCGTACATTTCAGGGTGCAGTTCTTTTACCATGGCATATTCCGCAGCAAGGGCAGATGGACAGAGCCAGCAGCCTACTCTTTCGAAGCCGAGGTCATAGAGAGGATTGTAGGAAAGCCCTCTCCAGTGGATATAGAGCCAAACCTCAATTGCCTTCCAGTCCCTGATAGGGAAAATATTGAGCTGGGCAGGGACAAAGGGATTGGTCTCGCTTGCTGCAATCCTTGCCCTTGAGAATGATTCGTGTTTTCGCTTACCGTCAATTGTCAGATAAGTCACATCACCGGAGCTTTTTAGAGAGAAATTCTCTTTCCCTGCATCAATAATGTCGCCTGCTGATGCCAGTTTGCAGACCTTGCAGCACCAGCGGAAGTCTTTTGCAGGTGGTCCGAATTTTCCTACCTGATCCCAGAAAGCGGAACCCGCGTTAGCTTCATTTAGAAGAATTCCTTTTTCCCGGCAAAAACTTCGTACAAATTCGACTGTTTCCGGAAATTCAATACCTGTGTTCAGGAAGAAAGCTTTAAGTTCTCTCTGCTTGAGAGATGCACGAGCTAGATCAAGTGCTACAAGGCTGTCTTTTCCGCCGCTGAAAGATACATAGACAGGCAGGTTTCGGTATTCTTTCCTGGAGATAATCCCGCGGATAGTGTTGATCGCATTTTTTCCAAGCACCTGGAGGTGCTTTTTATTGGCTTCTATGCATGCATCTAGATCCGGGGTTTCAGGATGAAGCGTGATCTCGCTGCCGTCAATCTTCTTTATCCTGAGAATTTTTGTCCCGGCTCCGGTTGAAGATTCCAGTTTATTCCTGTTCTTGGTTTCAGGCAGGGTTGTGTAATCCGAAAAGTCATTTCCATCGATTAAAGAAACCCCGTATCCTGTCAGGCTACCTGCGGTAATAAGGACGAAATCCCCTGCTTTTATATTGCTGTCAAAGGCTTCAATAGATTCCGAGGATACGCTTTTTCCACTAAGATGCCTGTTTGTTTTCTTAAGTTCTACTTTCCTGCCTTCAGCGTGTTTCAGGAGAATTTTTGTTCCCTGCAGGGTAGGTTCAAAGCTGTAATCCATTTTCGAGAGGTCAAACCTGAGAATTCCAAACACAAAGCCATCTACGATCACTTCATCGGTTTTATCCTCACCAGGGATCTTGTTAAGGAGAATTAGCCTCTTTCCCAGGGGATTGCAGCCAAAGGCTAAATAAAGCTCCCTATCCAGGACTTCCCTCTCATAAGGAGAACAAAAACGGACATCTGCAGGCTGTGAGAGCTGAAGGCTTTTCCCCCTACCTCCACATCTTCCACATTCCTCACCTATCAGGGGCAGGTTGCATTTTTTACACCAGAAAATCTGATCGTCTTCATACTCGAAACGATGGGAGCTCTTTTTCTGGTTAGCTATATCCGGACTTTTCTCAGAGCCACGGCTCTTGCTGAAAGCTTGCTTCCTCTCCGAAGCTCCTCTTTTAAAACCTGTTGACTTGTTTTCTGATTTGCCCTTCGGGGTTTGAGAACTCTTTTTATCAGGACTTCGAGAGGCTTTTTTGTCCGGATATCGAGAAACCTTATTACCTGAATTTCGAGATATTTTATTATCTGAAATCTGAAAACCTTTTCTATCCTGATTATTTCTCTCTGGTTCCAGCGAACCCGAAGCCTGGAATTTTTCTTTTTTCTGCTGCATAGAAACCCTGATTATTAGTTCGAGGAAATCGTTAAGTATTTGATTTTAGTTTATAGTTCAGTTTCACAAGGAATGCGTTTATCAATATATTAAAATTGTGAAGTTGAAAAACTCTATCTAAAATTTCGCCTGGAACATGTTGCGGTATAAAGGGACAAAGACAGGCGAACTTAAAAACTCAATAAAGAATCACCTGATTAATAATGAGAATCTCATCGAAAATCGTTATCTAAACGATAAAGGGTTATGCCGATAATTAAAATCCTGATCAGTAAAATTTACTTCTTCAGTACAAATATAACTTTATCTATATATTAAACTATTGATTTTAATTATACTTATGAATTATGGATATATTAAGCTTCCTGTTATGGCAAGGCTTACTCTCAAAGGTAATGTGTTATGAATTATGATGTTATTGTGGTCGGAGCCGGGCCTGTGGGATCCACTGCAGCTCGCTATGCAGCCCTGAACGGGGCAAAGGTTCTGCTGCTCGAAGAACATGCTTCCATAGGGTCGCCCGTTAGCTGTACCGGGCTTTTGAGCACCAGAGCGGTTGCAGAATGCGAACTCAAGCCTTCTGACGAGTTTGTGCTCAATTCCGTACGCGGGGCGATGGTGTACGCTCCTGACGGGCAGTGCCTGCCGATCGATGGAAAGCAAACAAAGGCATATGTGGTGTCGCGGAAAAACTTTGACCGCGCCCTTGCAGTGATGGCTGTGGAAGAAGGCGTAGAACTTTCACTCAGGACAAGGGCAGTGGGACTTGAGAAAACCAGTCCAGAGACCGGTAAGGGAGGAAATGAAGGCTCTCAGGTAAAACTAAGAGTAATCAGGAACGGAAAGCCAGAGACTATATGCACATCTGTCGTCATAGGGGCTGACGGCGTAAAAAGCCAGATAGCCAGCTATGTAGGGCTTAAAAAACCTGCCCGTGTGCTTCCGGGAATCCAGATTGAAGCTTCATATGTTTCTGACGACATCGATTTTGTGGAACTTTTCCCTGGCTCTTCTGCTCCCGGTTTTTTTGCCTGGACCGTACCTGTTAACGAAAAAATCTCAAGAATCGGGCTTGCCCTTGAACCCGGACTTGCCTGGAAAAACGGTCAGGAAGAAAATTCTCCCCTCGTTTACCTTGAGAAATTCCTCAGCTCCAATCCTCACGTAAAATCAAGATACTCAGGGGGCATGCTTGATTTTGTAGTCGGAGGAATCCCTATAGGTCCCCCAGAAAGAACAGTTACGGACGGGATTCTGCTTGCAGGTGATGCGGCAGGACAGACTAAACCGACTTCAGGAGGTGGAGTTTATACCGGAGCTTATGCAGCAAAAATCGCTGGAAAGGTTGCAGCTAAGGCTGCGCTTGAGGGGGATACATCGGCAGGGCGGCTCTCGGAATATGATGAGCTCTGGCGAAAGGCTCTTGGAAGAGAGCTTGAGATAGGCATGAAAATCCATGACTACATGGGAAAGCTGGAAGACAGACAGTTAAACGACCTTATAGGTTCGCTAAATACCCCTTCTATACTCAACACCATTACTGAATACGGCGATATGGATCATCCTTCTGTCCTTGTGAGAAAGCTAATGTTTTCAGGAAATTCCTTTAGACTTATGAAAGCTTTTGGGGCGTTCTTAAGAACCCTTTTTTAAATGCTGTTTTCTAATGGATTTAGTGAGTGTAAAGGGCAGGCTTCCAGCAGATATTTAAGCTCTGGAAACCCATTATTTAAAGGGGGAAGAACTATGGGTTCTCGTCGTTCCAAGCTTCTTGAAGATGTTAAGCAGCATCTGTGCACATGTGCAGAGGGTCTTAAGCTCACGCCTGAGATGGAAGCATTCCTGGAAATGCCTATGAGAGAACTCTATGTTTCCCTGCCAGTCCACATGGATGACGGTTCTATAAAGGTCTTTAGAGGCTTTCGGGTGCAGTACAATGAGGCTCTGGGTCCCACGAAAGGAGGCGTACGTTTTCATCCAGAGGATACCATAGAGACAACGAGAGCCCTTGCAGCCCTTATGACATGGAAATGTGCCCTTCATAAGCTGCCTCTGGGAGGGGCAAAAGGTGGGGTTATTTGCAACCCAAAAGAACTCTCACATAGGGAAATCGAGCGTCTGAGCAGGGCATATATCCGCGGAATTTACCAGATAATAGGTCCTGACAGGGATATTCCTGCCCCTGATGTTTATACAAATCCACAAGTCATGGCCTGGATGATGGATGAGTACTCAAAACTGGCAGGTAAGAACGTATTTGGTGCCATTACAGGCAAGCCGACAATCCTGGGAGGTTCGGCAGGCAGGTACGATGCCACAGCACGAGGCGGCTTATATACAGTCCGGGAAGCCGCAAAAAAACTTGGAATAAACCTGAAAACCGCAAGGGTTGCAGTCCATGGGTTCGGAAATGTGGGGTATCATGCTGCTTACCTGGCAAAGAAGATGTTCGGCTGTAAAGTCGTGGCTGTAAGCGACAGCAAAGGTGCGATCTTCTCAGCTGACGGGCTTGACCCTGAGGATGTTTCAGGGCATAAGCATTCAACTGGTTCGGTACTGAACTACCCGGGAGCAAAAACCCTTACCAATGAGGAATTGCTTGAGCTGGATGTCGAGATCTTGATTCCAGCTTCGCTTGAGAATGTTATAACCAAAGAGAATGCAGGAAAGGTCAAAGCCAGGATTCTTGCCGAGATGGCTAACGGCCCAACCACTATAGAAGGAGAAGCGATCCTCAATTCTAAAGGGGTTCACATCATCCCAGATATCCTCTGTAACGGAGGTGGAGTCATTGTTTCATATTTTGAGATGGTGCAGAACTATTCAGGCATGCAATGGGGAGAAGAAGAGATCAGGAGCCGTCTTGAGAGAAAGATGAAAGAAGCGTATCATTCTGTGTACAACTTTGCATCAAAAAACAATGTCACGATGCGGCAGGCTGCATATACCCTTGCTGTCGGTAGGGTGGTTGAAGCAATGCAGCTCAGGGGCTGGATATGAAAACTGAAAATATTAACAAAGAAGGTCCTAAATTAAGTGGATTTAACATGAATGGCAGAAACATAAAAATTTTGAAGCTAACTGAAGCCTATCAGTGATTTATCAAAAAGGGTGGTTCGAATGTACAGATGCAGCACCTGCGGATATCTCTACAATCCCAATCGCGGGGATTCCTCACAATCTATCCCTCCCAATACACCTTTTCAAAACCTCCCAAAATCATGGAAATGCCCCAGATGTGGAGCTCCCAAAGAAAAATTTAAAGAAGTCTGACAAAGGAAACCTGACACGATCTGTTAGATAAAATCATTGCGCTGCACCCTTTTACGAAAAGTCTTGACCGCAAACTTTTTAGAAAAAAGTTTGATCACAAGCCTTTTTAAAAAAGGCTTGAGCGAAAACAATGCTTTAACCAAAACAGCGTGGTCGGCGTAGTTAAGCGGCGCAACAGTTGTGCTTGAGCGTAAACTTTCTTCAAAAGGCTTGTGATCCAAACTTTATCCTAAGAAGTTTATAGGCTAGATTTTTTCAAGCTTCTTCTGCGTTTATCCTGTTTCTTTCAAGGTTCAGGATTCTTCTGATGATTAATTTTTTAGATCCGATCCCGATATCTTCATTTTCAGGGTAATTCTCCTTTACGTACTCATAAAGCTCATTTACGCTCATCTCATCAAGTTTTCTCTTGAGTAGATTAAGATCCTTCACAAAAAACACCTTCCTTGCATTTCAGGTTTTAATCCTGATCTCAATACTAGTTTTTATAATATTTGGATACACGTATGCCAATATTTTAATTTGAACATTTTTATTCAATTGTTTATATTGAACGTTTTATTTGTATACCCAAAAGTCGAAAATCCTTAAGAAGCAATCTTAGAATTCGCCGGAGTTGGCAAATTCCTCAATTTCAGGGTTTTTATTAATATATGCGGCTAATTATTCAGAAAGACAGAAATACACTGAAAAACTTATATAATTTATTTCGGATAAATTAACAGAATGTTAATATGTTAAAAGAATTTAATGATAACAGCTAACTAATGCTTAAAAAATTGACCTGAGTTCAGAACTCGAGCATAAATAATCTGTAAGCTTGAAAAGCAGCCTACTAAAAACGAAGAGGTAAGGATAGGATGGGGGCTCTGGAATAAAT
The Methanosarcina thermophila TM-1 genome window above contains:
- a CDS encoding threonine--tRNA ligase, whose amino-acid sequence is MQLLLIHSDYIEYETKKQTPVAEKIEESLKSGRLEEALTAFMAVESVDEANPEETIEKTVSEIEKVAAQVKTNRIMLYPYAHLSSDLSSPKTAVQVLKGVEAALSGKYEVKRAPFGWYKAFSISCKGHPLSELSRSIRPEAAAKPAGKVEATGEKEEVVSEALKAESTAKSYWRILTPDGELHEVENFDLTPYPKLQQFVNYEISKSRAVERTPPHVELMRRLELADYEPGSDSGNMRYYPKGRLVKSLLENYVLDVSTCFGAMEVETPIMYDMNHPTLKKYLDRFPARQYSIESDKRQMFLRFAACFGQFLMSHDMTISYRNLPLRMIEMTRYSFRKEQRGELVGLRRLRAFTMPDMHTLCADMDQAVDQFKQQYDLCIDVLENIGIHINDYEVAIRFTRDFYESNKELVVNMAKTVNKPVLVEMWDTRFFYFVLKFEFNFVDALAKASALSTVQIDVENAERYDISYVNPDGKLERPIVLHCSPSGAIERCIYALLEKAAMETEEGKVPMLPVWLSPTQVRILPISEKHIAFAEEVSQKLDCRVDIDDRDLSVGKKIRDAGREWIPYVVVIGDKEVEEGSINVTIRAESEQNKPKKVQITPEELNMRVRGEIAGKPYRKLPLAKYLSLRPKFF
- a CDS encoding AI-2E family transporter; this encodes MRFNQTPDGVSQLIASKWKIGAALAVALLLYFAILILLPLADGIVLGIVFAYIARPIQIKFRKHRKVGALIASLCIFIPIVFIIGAGIVEILNQISWVIEHQTAVAAAILNFVNSLNIPREILIRINTTIWDLFTSLLPTVGSIGLLSYAQSIGLFVINFIISIIFCYFILADGDRLYCAFLGVVPKEYKEIVNRYASHLDMILKGIFVGNAYSALIVSVTSVFVFYAFGFSHVLALATLVFIASIVPLFAGYMILIPLALMRYLELGFESAATFFLVSTIIIYGPPELILRPYLTSLKSRIHPMLLMLAFLGGAFVGGIAGFFAAPILLGALVAAYRVYQEQNHPELVEANLEVKNIGHHCSAGSEK
- a CDS encoding phosphoadenosine phosphosulfate reductase domain-containing protein gives rise to the protein MQQKKEKFQASGSLEPERNNQDRKGFQISDNKISRNSGNKVSRYPDKKASRSPDKKSSQTPKGKSENKSTGFKRGASERKQAFSKSRGSEKSPDIANQKKSSHRFEYEDDQIFWCKKCNLPLIGEECGRCGGRGKSLQLSQPADVRFCSPYEREVLDRELYLAFGCNPLGKRLILLNKIPGEDKTDEVIVDGFVFGILRFDLSKMDYSFEPTLQGTKILLKHAEGRKVELKKTNRHLSGKSVSSESIEAFDSNIKAGDFVLITAGSLTGYGVSLIDGNDFSDYTTLPETKNRNKLESSTGAGTKILRIKKIDGSEITLHPETPDLDACIEANKKHLQVLGKNAINTIRGIISRKEYRNLPVYVSFSGGKDSLVALDLARASLKQRELKAFFLNTGIEFPETVEFVRSFCREKGILLNEANAGSAFWDQVGKFGPPAKDFRWCCKVCKLASAGDIIDAGKENFSLKSSGDVTYLTIDGKRKHESFSRARIAASETNPFVPAQLNIFPIRDWKAIEVWLYIHWRGLSYNPLYDLGFERVGCWLCPSALAAEYAMVKELHPEMYAKWNAFLLKWAKERGLSEKFVEHGFWRWKELPPKMLRLAEELGISVLPGENTENFEIEVVGGISPCRAGGYSIEAGVKGIREKEAAGFVNVLGNTVYAEDLGMLLIKTRTGTVKFFSNGNLLASSETKEKAVSLFKETARQFVRLSRCTGCGICVKACPVGAVSLEGKIPHVSEACIRCGKCTESCVVTRYFDKLVPDLDQRLKI
- a CDS encoding geranylgeranyl reductase family protein is translated as MNYDVIVVGAGPVGSTAARYAALNGAKVLLLEEHASIGSPVSCTGLLSTRAVAECELKPSDEFVLNSVRGAMVYAPDGQCLPIDGKQTKAYVVSRKNFDRALAVMAVEEGVELSLRTRAVGLEKTSPETGKGGNEGSQVKLRVIRNGKPETICTSVVIGADGVKSQIASYVGLKKPARVLPGIQIEASYVSDDIDFVELFPGSSAPGFFAWTVPVNEKISRIGLALEPGLAWKNGQEENSPLVYLEKFLSSNPHVKSRYSGGMLDFVVGGIPIGPPERTVTDGILLAGDAAGQTKPTSGGGVYTGAYAAKIAGKVAAKAALEGDTSAGRLSEYDELWRKALGRELEIGMKIHDYMGKLEDRQLNDLIGSLNTPSILNTITEYGDMDHPSVLVRKLMFSGNSFRLMKAFGAFLRTLF
- a CDS encoding Glu/Leu/Phe/Val family dehydrogenase, whose translation is MGSRRSKLLEDVKQHLCTCAEGLKLTPEMEAFLEMPMRELYVSLPVHMDDGSIKVFRGFRVQYNEALGPTKGGVRFHPEDTIETTRALAALMTWKCALHKLPLGGAKGGVICNPKELSHREIERLSRAYIRGIYQIIGPDRDIPAPDVYTNPQVMAWMMDEYSKLAGKNVFGAITGKPTILGGSAGRYDATARGGLYTVREAAKKLGINLKTARVAVHGFGNVGYHAAYLAKKMFGCKVVAVSDSKGAIFSADGLDPEDVSGHKHSTGSVLNYPGAKTLTNEELLELDVEILIPASLENVITKENAGKVKARILAEMANGPTTIEGEAILNSKGVHIIPDILCNGGGVIVSYFEMVQNYSGMQWGEEEIRSRLERKMKEAYHSVYNFASKNNVTMRQAAYTLAVGRVVEAMQLRGWI
- a CDS encoding rubredoxin; its protein translation is MYRCSTCGYLYNPNRGDSSQSIPPNTPFQNLPKSWKCPRCGAPKEKFKEV